Within the Leptospira stimsonii genome, the region AAAAATCGAGATTCTATATTTATTCGTCCTTAAGGAGGATTAAAGTATGAATCGAAAGATTATAATTCTATCTCTGATGGTTCTTTCCCTATTGTCGAATTGCGGTGATAAGAATAACGATGATTCCAAAAATAACGCACTTCTATTGTTGGCTTTGGAAAATCAAAAAAAACCGGGAATCTCCGGTCTCTACGCTGCTTTGATGGCGTTGCGTAACGGTAATAACGGAGGAGCCGGTAATTATTCCAACGGAAGTGTTTCTCCCTTCGCAGTCGTTTCCGAGTCACAACCTTGTCCAAAGAGCGGGAGCATCACCCTGTCCGGCGATATGACTGAAGCCAACAACGGAAATCAATTCTCCGTCCAATACAATGACATCAAATTCACGTATGTGGCTTGTGCTATTGTAGCACCGCAAATCGATTCATCGAACGGCGGCTCTTCGGAAATGCTCATCGAAGGCGAAATTAAGCAAAACGGAAATACGACGATTACGCTCGATCCTAGCTCAAACCAAAGTTTAGTAAAATATTCCGAGGACAGCGTTTCGACTCTGAGCTCCGATTCTTATAAGGTAAACGGATATCTCTATCCTAAATTCGAAATTACCTTTACAACGAACGGATCCAAGACGACGATCGAAAATGCCAATGACATGGATAAGGCCGTACTTACCAGAGAAGAGACCGTTCGTGTCACGGGATCCATCGGCAACGAGAAGGTCGATACTTCCTATAGTTACAAATCCCAGTTTAAGTTAAAATAATCTCTCCTGCACCGGGGGCTTTCGTTCCTCGGTGCTCTTCGTTTTCCTCTAACAAAATACCGCAAACGCGATCCTACAAGACGTTCCCCATTCCCCTTTGCTGTGGATGTAAAAAACGGAATTTCGAAAACGAAAGCAAATCGAGCAAAGTACAGAAGACTTTTTTCACGTAAAAAATTGAGTTGAGCGAAACGGAAAATTCGATCGAAGTAGTCGTCGATGATCCTCGCAAAACGAATCCTTCTTATTTCCTCGATTCTCCTCCTCGGTTTTTATACGATCTGGTCCAATGCCGGACGATCTCCCTCTTTACCGCCGATTCAAACTCGCATGGAACGAACGTTAGTCGACGGGATCGATTCCGGAAAGGGGAACCTTTTAGGAATTCAGCCTTGGATGTTTTCGGAAGATTACGC harbors:
- the srp gene encoding sigma factor SigX-regulated lipoprotein → MNRKIIILSLMVLSLLSNCGDKNNDDSKNNALLLLALENQKKPGISGLYAALMALRNGNNGGAGNYSNGSVSPFAVVSESQPCPKSGSITLSGDMTEANNGNQFSVQYNDIKFTYVACAIVAPQIDSSNGGSSEMLIEGEIKQNGNTTITLDPSSNQSLVKYSEDSVSTLSSDSYKVNGYLYPKFEITFTTNGSKTTIENANDMDKAVLTREETVRVTGSIGNEKVDTSYSYKSQFKLK